aaggatttTAGGCCTGAAAGGTGATAGgaattccataggaagaccaacaatatcaacaaacctgTGCCctaggggctctcagagactgaaccaccagccatattacatacacaggctggacataGGCCTCCCCATGCATATGTTGCCGATGTGCAGCTTGGTATTCATGTGGGGTAggaacaactggagctggggctgcGGCTTTctccaaagctgttgcctgtccagaggatatgttcttctacctggttatccttgtctgccctcagtgccAGACAATACACCTAGCCTCACAGACCTGGGAGGAGAAATATCTATGCAGAGaagaaggggagtggggagaggtgAAAGTAttgtgggaggggagagcagtTGGGGGACAGTCAgtgaatgtaaagtgaataagtaaaaaataaataaacaggtaaatatgtaaataaataatagaaatatataaataaagaaaatatggtgccTCTCCAAATATCAGATtggatttgttttaaatataattttcatgtaTTGATGTCTCTTGAGTGCTTTCCTGTTATCAAGATATATTACATAAGccaaaactttaatttttattaaaatccatCCAGGTAATTATGCAAATCCATCACAGTCATGTTCCTTGCCTGCGCTACTTTATGTTACTAATAAATTATTGTCATGTTGTTATCATTATGTTATGCTATTATTGTCATATTATGACTATTATGacaattttttaaatgcatacatACTAAAATTTCTGAAAACTGCCACATAATGTCCTTTTAGCCCAGCTACTTCAATAAGTAATTCCTAAATGCAAAGATGCTTCCTAAGATGAATGGTATTATTTGCCAAGTTGGTGAACCAATGTTTAGAGAATTCCACTCTCTCATCTGGAGAGATCTGATCCAGGAGCATATATCTCATTTAGTTGTCACCATCAGttcattaaaggaaaaacaactgattgatttttcttttttggtgaggACATGTttgttcattatttgttttttttgttttgttttttttttactgaagatATTTTTTATGGAAAAAGACCCACAAAGCTCAACCCTGGAATCACCATTAGAAATTCATCTCTTTGTTTTCCAAAAGTAGAAATTTAAATGTACTCATTCTGAGGCTGAGGTCCTTAAGTGGGAAAGTAGAGGGAGGCACtgggaacaagagagagaagagcctgcaggaaacagagaagatgAAGAGAGACATGAGGAAGACTGGGGGAGGGACCAGGACTTGAAGGGAAGGGACACCAAAggagacacagaaacaaatgaCTATCAGCTTTACACAGGACACTTCCATCAAAAGAGTAAAGAAAGGACTGCAGAGAGAGATTGCACACTTTGTCTGCAACTTCTCAGTTCTTGATACATCATGGGCAACTTATAGCAGTACCAACCANNNNNNNNNNNNNNNNNNNNNNNNNNNNNNNNNNNNNNNNNNNNNNNNNNNNNNNNNNNNNNNNNNNNNNNNNNNNNNNNNNNNNNNNNNNNNNNNNNNNNNNNNNNNNNNNNNNNNNNNNNNNNNNNNNNNNNNNNNNNNNNNNNNNNNNNNNNNNNNNNNNNNNNNNNNNNNNNNNNNNNNNNNNNNNNNNNNNNNNNNNNNNNNNNNNNNNNNNNNNNNNNNNNNNNNNNNNNNNNNNNNNNNNNNNNNNNNNNNNNNNNNNNNNNNNNNNNNNNNNNNNNNNNNNNNNNNNNNNNNNNNNNNNNNNNNNNNNNNNNNNNNNNNNNNNNNNNNNNNNNNNNNNNNNNNNNNNNNNNNNNNNNNNNNNNNNNNNNNNNNNNNNNNNNNNNNNNNNNNNNNNNNNNNNNNNNNNNNNNNNNNNNNNNNNNNNNNNNNNNNNNNNNNNNNNNNNNNNNNNNNNNNNNNNNNNNNNNNNNNNNNNNNNNNNNNNNAGAAACAATTATGTGTGTTCACCACCCTCTCTTTGGAAATCCCTATGGAGGTACTTAGGAGTCTTCTGTGTGGGCTCTTGCCCCCTTGCCTCAAGAGTCGAAAGCTAAAGGAAACTGCACTCAGATCCAGGACTACGGATGCCTCCTGTGGAGAGAATGCCTGACTACCTCAGATCAAAGACTTTCGCCCTTGCCTTTGAGGTACCTTTTCCTCCAGTCTCGTGTTGATGTTAAATGGATTGGTATCGGGTTGCCTTTGGTTTCGATATTGCCTCTGGTTATTTAAACTGAGTTTTCCAGTAAATAGAGACACATCTCTCAATGCAGCTACCTGGCGTTggtgtcttttctttcttacccgcttgtgttcacaggtacccaaaaatctccagtccaagaagcaCCCAACAGAAGTGAGGGTCAGCGGGCTAGACCCTCTACACTTCTGGTTGAGGAGCATTTGAATAGCAGGCTATAAAATGTTATCCAAAATTTACACGGTACCTGTTACCCTCTAATGTTCTAAAATGGTATTAGGGATGTGGTCTTACATATCTATGCACACTATGGTGATAACCACAAACAAATTNNNNNNNNNNNNNNNNNNNNNNNNNNNNNNNNNNNNNNNNNNNNNNNNNNNNNNNNNNNNNNNNNNNNNNNNNNNNNNNNNNNNNNNNNNNNNNNNNNNNNNNNNNNNNNNNNNNNNNNNNNNNNNNNNNNNNNNNNNNNNNNNNNNNNNNNNNNNNNNNNNNNNNNNNNNNNNNNNNNNNNNNNNNNNNNNNNNNNNNNNNNNNNNNNNNNNNNNNNNNNNNNNNNNNNNNNNNNNNNNNNNNNNNNNNNNNNNNNNNNNNNNNNNNNNNNNNNNNNNNNNNNNNNNNNNNNNNNNNNNNNNNNNNNNNNNNNNNNNNNNNNNNNNNNNNNNNNNNNNNNNNNNNNNNNNNNNNNNNNNNNNNNNNNNNNNNNNNNNNNNNNNNNNNNNNNNNNNNNNNNNNNNNNNNNNNNNNNNNNNNNNNNNNNNNNNNNNNNNNNNNNNNNNNNNNNNNNNNNNNNNNNNNNNNNNNNNNNNNNNNNNNNNNNNNNNNNNNNNNNNNNNNNNNNNNNNNNNNNNNNNNNNNNNNNNNNNNNNNNNNNNNNNNNNNNNNNNNNNNNNNNNNNNNNNNNNNNNNNNNNNNNNNNNNNNNNNNNNNNNNNNNNNNNNNNNNNNNNNNNNNNNNNNNNNNNNNNNNNNNNNNNNNNNNNNNNNNNNNNNNNNNNNNNNNNNNNNNNNNATTTTACTTCATTGCTAGTGATATTCACTTTGGGCAATTATATAAGAGTGGTTAAGAAAGTGCATGTTTCCTTTTGTAATTATCAAGTATTTGTCAAGACACAATGAAAGAGGTTGTTAACTCATTTATTTCTCagcgaaaataaataaatattctcttaAATTAAGTATTTGTATTATCAAGAGCACATTCATAAGACAAATTGTTCAACTTAACcctatgaagaaaatatttctgcCCTATGTCATTACAAACTTTCCATAGAAAGTGAATCTAAATCAAAATAAGTGTGATCTAGTATTCTGCTGCAAGTATTTACTACAGTATTGAGGATAGTGgtaagaataaaaacaatctaGCATAGTTGATTATATAACAGTATTTTTATAACAGGAACTAATTTACAAGTATTTTAGAAGATATTTATCAACTACAGTAGTGCTAAATGAGGATTTCTTCCCCTCAGTGCACATCAGTTTAGACTTAGTGCCATTCCAATAGCCAATAGCCAGACTCTATTTCTCATCTACTTTCATTGTCCTGAACCATAGACTCTTCATGGCTTTCTTCACCTCTGCATTTCTCAGGGAGTAGATGAGAGGATTGAGCAGGGGAGTAATCACTGTGTAGAACACAGCTATCATCTTGTCTACAGGCAGAGTAGCAGAAGGCCGCAAATAGATGAAGACACATGGACCAAAGAACAATATAACCACAGTGACATGGGACCCACAGGTGGACAGAGCTTTGCGCCGTCCCTCAGCACTCTGAGTTCTCAAATGGAACAAGATGACCACATAGGATGCTAAGAGGACCACAAAGCTGATCAAAGACAGTGTTCCCCCATTAGCAACAATCAGCAGACCAATGAGGAAGGTGTCTAAGCAGGCAAGTTTAAGCACAGGAAGCACGTCACAGAAATAATGGTCAATGACATTGGGGCCACAGAAAGGCAAAGGGAGAATGAGAAGGATCTGGGAAAGGGAATGCACAAAGCCTCCTATCCATGCTGTTCCCACGAGGACTGCACACACTCTTCGGTTCATGATACTGGTATAGTGCAGGGgcttgcagatggccacatagcggtcataggccatcactGTGAGCAGGAAAATCTCAGCGCCACCAAAGAAGTGGATGAAGAAAAGCTGTATCATGCAGCCCCATACAGATATGGATTTCTTTTCAGCTAGGAGATCCAAGATGAGTTTGGGGGCTGTCGTGGAGGAATAGCAGATCTCCACAAAGGAGAGGGagctgaggaagaagtacatcGGGGATCCAAGGTTTCTGCTGACTGCCACAATGACCACCATGAGAAGATTTCCAAGCACAATGGCCATGTACAAGAGCAGAAATATCACAAAGCAGACCCTCTGCACCTCTTGATTGGAAGAGAATCCCAGAAAAATGAATTCAGTCACATTGTGTATGTCAACCATGAGGAAGCTA
The nucleotide sequence above comes from Mastomys coucha isolate ucsf_1 unplaced genomic scaffold, UCSF_Mcou_1 pScaffold15, whole genome shotgun sequence. Encoded proteins:
- the LOC116092227 gene encoding olfactory receptor 4X2-like, coding for MVDIHNVTEFIFLGFSSNQEVQRVCFVIFLLLYMAIVLGNLLMVVIVAVSRNLGSPMYFFLSSLSFVEICYSSTTAPKLILDLLAEKKSISVWGCMIQLFFIHFFGGAEIFLLTVMAYDRYVAICKPLHYTSIMNRRVCAVLVGTAWIGGFVHSLSQILLILPLPFCGPNVIDHYFCDVLPVLKLACLDTFLIGLLIVANGGTLSLISFVVLLASYVVILFHLRTQSAEGRRKALSTCGSHVTVVILFFGPCVFIYLRPSATLPVDKMIAVFYTVITPLLNPLIYSLRNAEVKKAMKSLWFRTMKVDEK